A genomic window from Salvelinus namaycush isolate Seneca chromosome 5, SaNama_1.0, whole genome shotgun sequence includes:
- the LOC120048156 gene encoding tubulin beta-4B chain-like has product MREIVHLQAGQCGNQIGAKFWEVISDEHGIDPTGSYNGDSDLQLERINVYYNEASGGKYVPRAILVDLEPGTMDSVRSGPFGQIFRPDNFVFGQSGAGNNWAKGHYTEGAELVDSVLDVVRKEAESCDCLQGFQLTHSLGGGTGSGMGTLLISKIREEYPDRIMNTFSVVPSPKVSDTVVEPYNATLSVHQLVENTDETYCIDNEALYDICFRTLKLTTPTYGDLNHLVSATMSGVTTCLRFPGQLNADLRKLAVNMVPFPRLHFFMPGFAPLTSRGSQQYRALTVPELTQQMFDSKNMMAACDPRHGRYLTVAAVFRGRMSMKEVDEQMLNVQNKNSSYFVEWIPNNVKTAVCDIPPRGLKMAATFIGNSTAIQELFKRISEQFTAMFRRKAFLHWYTGEGMDEMEFTEAESNMNDLVSEYQQYQDATAEEEGEFEEEGEEELA; this is encoded by the exons ATGAGAGAGATTGTTCATTTACAAGCAGGGCAGTGCGGTAATCAAATTGGCGCAAAG TTCTGGGAGGTGATTAGTGATGAGCATGGCATTGACCCCACTGGAAGTTACAACGGGGACAGTGATCTTCAGCTGGAAAGAATTAATGTGTATTACAATGAAGCTTCAG GTGGAAAGTACGTGCCACGCGCTATACTTGTGGACTTGGAGCCTGGGACCATGGACTCTGTGAGGTCCGGACCATTCGGTCAAATCTTCAGGCCTGACAACTTTGTCTTCG GTCAGAGTGGAGCAGGTAACAACTGGGCCAAGGGCCACTACACCGAGGGTGCAGAGCTGGTTGACTCTGTCTTGGATGTGGTGAGGAAAGAGGCTGAGAGCTGTGACTGCCTGCAGGGCTTCCAGCTCACCCACTCCCTGGGAGGTGGAACCGGCTCTGGCATGGGCACCCTGCTCATCAGCAAGATCCGTGAAGAGTACCCCGACCGCATCATGAACACTTTCAGCGTGGTGCCCTCCCCAAAAGTGTCAGACACTGTGGTCGAGCCCTACAATGCCACCCTCTCAGTCCACCAGCTGGTAGAGAACACAGACGAGACCTACTGTATCGACAACGAGGCGCTCTACGACATCTGCTTCCGTACCCTCAAACTCACCACGCCCACCTACGGAGACCTCAACCACCTGGTGTCTGCAACCATGAGTGGGGTCACCACCTGTCTCCGCTTCCCCGGCCAGCTCAACGCTGACCTGCGCAAACTGGCAGTCAACATGGTGCCCTTCCCCCGTCTCCACTTCTTCATGCCTGGCTTTGCCCCCCTCACCAGCAGGGGCAGCCAGCAGTACAGAGCCCTGACGGTTCCAGAGCTCACTCAGCAGATGTTTGACTCGAAGAACATGATGGCCGCCTGCGACCCTCGTCACGGCCGTTACCTCACCGTGGCTGCAGTCTTCCGCGGGCGCATGTCCATGAAAGAGGTGGACGAGCAAATGCTGAACGTACAGAACAAGAACAGCAGCTATTTCGTTGAATGGATCCCCAACAACGTCAAGACTGCAGTCTGTGACATTCCTCCCCGTGGCCTCAAAATGGCTGCCACCTTCATTGGAAACAGTACTGCCATCCAGGAGCTGTTCAAGCGCATCTCTGAGCAGTTCACAGCTATGTTCCGCCGTAAGGCTTTCCTCCATTGGTACACAGGAGAAGGCATGGATGAGATGGAGTTCACTGAGGCAGAGAGCAACATGAACGACCTGGTGTCTGAGTACCAGCAGTACCAAGACGCCACTGCAGAGGAGGAGGGCGAGTTTgaagaggagggtgaagaggagttGGCTTAA